A single Dunckerocampus dactyliophorus isolate RoL2022-P2 chromosome 2, RoL_Ddac_1.1, whole genome shotgun sequence DNA region contains:
- the LOC129177491 gene encoding uncharacterized protein KIAA0040 homolog has protein sequence MDGPAESIRDFFDQLWSFVVEKHKQGIYNTVCLVVLLTLPLLVLLTTLLVCCHCCCCRHANGCCCKLGGRGATATLESKKKKKKKNNSDNNEDLWISVKMGQMTPDRVALPIS, from the coding sequence ATGGATGGACCTGCAGAGAGCATCCGCGACTTCTTCGACCAGCTCTGGAGCTTTGTGGTGGAGAAACACAAGCAAGGGATCTACAACACCGTCTGCCTGGTGGTCCTCCTCACTCTGCCCCTGCTGGTCCTTCTCACCACCTTGCTGGTGTGCtgtcactgctgctgctgtcgccATGCCAACGGATGCTGCTGCAAATTGGGAGGAAGAGGCGCTACTGCAACGTTGGaatcaaagaagaagaaaaagaaaaagaacaattcagacaataatgaGGATTTGTGGATTTCGGTCAAGATGGGGCAGATGACACCGGACCGGGTGGCCTTGCCTATAAGCTAG